The Desulfosporosinus acidiphilus SJ4 genome has a window encoding:
- a CDS encoding TIM44-like domain-containing protein produces the protein MNFRTKRTAVILTTLILLGSQVSLALARGGGGVGGSLGHSSGGSLGSGGSFSGGSHFGGGGLGGFFPIPFFFGGGGYGGSGVILFLIILYIAWRYFNAGNQDRRKWRRNDRFPSATNSGSTDNDGRSRETSVDINGRPISNSENLQRFGKAINYTRENMSYLAETFPRWDRDFLIGRVRQVFFWLQDSWSRQDLSQSEEYLITTLNDKYQADLQGMKARGERNIIKEPILNTGDIEFIQSHLDEGSQYFIVMVFASLIDYTVDNSGKLISGNDNHRLYFTEFWKFIWQDEKWLLASIYQEDALEIAKIARGIDD, from the coding sequence ATGAATTTTAGGACAAAACGTACAGCGGTAATTCTAACGACACTCATTCTCTTGGGAAGTCAAGTATCACTAGCCTTAGCGCGCGGCGGCGGTGGTGTAGGCGGAAGCTTGGGTCATAGCTCGGGGGGCAGCCTTGGTAGTGGAGGATCTTTTTCGGGAGGCAGCCATTTCGGAGGCGGAGGACTTGGCGGTTTCTTTCCTATTCCTTTCTTCTTCGGGGGCGGGGGCTATGGGGGATCAGGAGTAATACTTTTCCTCATTATCCTGTATATAGCGTGGCGATACTTTAATGCAGGGAACCAAGATAGACGGAAGTGGAGGCGTAATGATCGATTCCCGTCTGCGACAAACTCCGGATCGACGGATAATGACGGCCGCTCAAGGGAAACCTCTGTGGATATAAATGGCCGACCGATTTCAAATTCGGAAAATCTTCAGCGCTTTGGTAAAGCTATTAACTATACGCGCGAGAATATGAGCTATTTAGCTGAAACGTTTCCTCGTTGGGATCGGGACTTCCTTATCGGAAGGGTACGACAAGTTTTCTTTTGGCTGCAAGATAGTTGGAGCCGCCAGGACCTTTCTCAATCTGAAGAGTATCTAATAACGACATTGAATGACAAGTATCAAGCAGATCTGCAAGGTATGAAAGCGCGCGGAGAGCGTAATATAATAAAAGAACCCATTTTGAACACTGGGGATATTGAGTTTATCCAGAGTCATTTGGATGAAGGATCACAGTATTTTATCGTCATGGTTTTTGCGAGTTTAATTGATTATACTGTCGACAACTCAGGAAAACTGATATCAGGAAACGATAATCACAGACTTTACTTTACAGAATTTTGGAAGTTTATCTGGCAGGATGAAAAGTGGTTATTGGCAAGTATTTATCAGGAAGACGCCTTAGAAATAGCTAAAATTGCTCGCGGAATAGACGATTAG
- a CDS encoding OPT family oligopeptide transporter gives MEKRGLDHSAYGGVNGEDYIPYIPASEAMPEVTVVSLVMGVLFAALFAAANTYLGLKVGMTIAAGIPSAVLATGILKGLFKHNNVLEANMIQSIAAMGEALAGGIIFTLPAIIIWGLELKLSTIVVATLLGGLIGIFFVVPLRKYLTVEEHGKLIFPESMAAAEILATGSSGGTGFKTVLTGLLYGGGYKLFSGGFALWMEEPQWTIKSLQSTVFGVDTLASLAGVGFIIGIEAALYMFAGALVAWFGLIPLIKYVGAGLTTPLFPSTTLISKMSASAIWSNYIRYVGAGAVAAGGFISLGRSLPTIGRSFKSAMGGLGKGTVSDKRTDIDAPIIWVIGAAVFVFLLAWLLPMISIGPVGSLLVVIFAFFFAVVSARMCGIVGASNNPVSGMTIASLLFITAVLKATGLTGQHGMVAAILAGSIVCIAIAVSGDAAQALKTTHIIGGTPKRVEFSMYAGVAFASVFSGLVLLMLNHTYGIGSDAVAAPQATLMSMVVKGVMTGQIPWILVIIGVTFGVMCALMRLPVLPVALGLYLPIHLSAGILVGGLIRVFVDRKFRDNSEQLKEKVEKGILLASGLVAGDAIMGIVIAVFATLSINIGFGANILPGITGSPYTAMLLYILLAVWMYWITVKKDKKQNG, from the coding sequence ATGGAAAAGAGAGGTCTGGATCATTCGGCTTACGGTGGAGTCAACGGAGAGGATTATATTCCGTATATACCCGCTAGTGAAGCCATGCCTGAGGTCACTGTAGTGTCGTTAGTAATGGGTGTTTTATTTGCCGCACTCTTTGCTGCCGCCAATACATATCTCGGACTTAAGGTAGGAATGACAATTGCCGCTGGGATTCCTTCGGCGGTCTTGGCTACCGGAATACTTAAAGGACTCTTTAAACACAACAATGTCTTAGAGGCTAATATGATTCAATCCATCGCCGCTATGGGTGAGGCCTTGGCGGGCGGAATAATTTTTACGTTGCCGGCGATTATCATCTGGGGGCTGGAGTTAAAATTATCAACAATTGTCGTTGCTACACTGCTCGGGGGATTAATCGGTATTTTCTTTGTTGTTCCCTTGCGTAAATATCTGACAGTGGAAGAACACGGGAAGCTTATCTTTCCTGAAAGTATGGCAGCCGCTGAAATCCTTGCTACAGGTAGTTCCGGCGGTACCGGATTTAAGACAGTACTGACAGGTTTGTTGTATGGCGGTGGTTATAAACTCTTCTCCGGTGGTTTTGCTCTTTGGATGGAAGAACCACAATGGACGATTAAATCCTTGCAGAGTACCGTCTTTGGTGTCGATACATTGGCATCACTTGCCGGGGTTGGTTTTATCATCGGGATTGAAGCTGCACTCTATATGTTTGCCGGTGCACTGGTGGCCTGGTTCGGGTTAATTCCTTTGATTAAATACGTAGGTGCAGGGCTGACTACCCCCTTGTTCCCTTCCACGACATTAATCTCGAAAATGAGTGCTTCAGCGATCTGGAGCAATTATATCAGATACGTGGGGGCAGGAGCTGTCGCTGCCGGTGGATTTATCAGTTTAGGCAGATCATTGCCCACCATTGGCCGCTCATTCAAATCAGCAATGGGTGGTCTGGGTAAAGGAACTGTCAGCGATAAACGTACAGATATAGATGCGCCGATTATTTGGGTTATTGGGGCAGCAGTTTTTGTATTCCTTCTTGCGTGGTTATTGCCTATGATTTCTATTGGACCGGTTGGGTCTCTGCTGGTTGTTATTTTTGCCTTCTTCTTTGCTGTGGTTTCTGCTCGGATGTGCGGAATCGTCGGTGCTTCCAATAATCCGGTGTCCGGGATGACCATTGCTTCCTTGCTCTTTATCACGGCTGTGTTAAAAGCTACAGGGTTAACTGGTCAGCATGGGATGGTTGCCGCTATCCTGGCAGGTTCTATTGTCTGTATTGCCATTGCTGTGTCCGGTGATGCTGCCCAAGCTCTTAAGACTACTCATATCATTGGTGGTACACCGAAACGAGTGGAATTCAGCATGTATGCAGGTGTAGCTTTCGCCTCTGTATTTTCCGGTTTGGTGTTGTTAATGTTAAACCATACTTACGGGATTGGCTCCGATGCTGTGGCTGCACCTCAGGCGACATTGATGTCCATGGTTGTAAAAGGTGTTATGACAGGTCAAATACCCTGGATTCTTGTTATTATCGGCGTTACCTTCGGAGTGATGTGTGCTTTAATGAGATTGCCGGTTTTGCCGGTGGCCCTGGGTCTCTACTTGCCGATTCACCTCAGTGCAGGTATTCTGGTCGGTGGTTTGATCCGAGTATTTGTTGACCGAAAATTCCGTGACAATAGTGAACAATTAAAGGAAAAGGTAGAAAAGGGAATTCTGCTGGCTTCCGGACTTGTTGCCGGGGATGCGATTATGGGTATCGTGATTGCGGTATTTGCTACCCTGAGTATAAACATCGGCTTTGGAGCTAACATTTTACCGGGAATTACCGGCAGCCCATATACGGCAATGCTTCTTTATATTCTGTTAGCTGTCTGGATGTACTGGATTACTGTAAAGAAAGATAAGAAACAGAATGGGTGA
- a CDS encoding PqqD family protein, whose amino-acid sequence MSSLKKKNKEDNYLCYIPWKQHQQWELRNGKVFLFFEHDKFVEKFARWLVKKPYISDVELDDLGSQVWSLIDGKCTVFEIGQKLQNLFGTEFDPKYQRLISYLNYLNKKGWILFKRGPQLQGD is encoded by the coding sequence ATGTCTAGTCTTAAGAAGAAAAACAAGGAAGATAATTATCTTTGTTATATCCCATGGAAACAACATCAACAATGGGAATTAAGAAATGGAAAAGTGTTTCTCTTCTTTGAGCATGATAAATTTGTTGAGAAGTTTGCTCGTTGGTTGGTTAAGAAACCATATATTAGCGATGTTGAATTGGATGATTTAGGGTCGCAGGTTTGGTCCCTTATTGATGGCAAGTGTACGGTGTTCGAGATCGGACAAAAATTGCAAAATCTTTTTGGAACTGAGTTTGATCCTAAATACCAAAGACTGATTTCCTATTTGAATTATCTGAACAAAAAAGGCTGGATCTTGTTTAAAAGAGGTCCGCAGTTGCAGGGGGATTAA
- the pepV gene encoding dipeptidase PepV: MELNQQIEQYKNDLIQSVQELIRIKSVQGEAQEGKPFGADVDEALNKALSIAEKMGFRTVNLDGYIGYAEYGEGEDYVGVLGHLDVVPEGDGWIYPPYAAEIHDGKIYGRGTMDDKAPILAALYGLKAIKDLQLHLKRKVRVIFGTNEESGCQEMEHYLAREKPPVSGFTPDAEYPIIYAEKGITFFDLVKNLEQKHEEDVVIKSMKGGQRANMVPDYCEAQVVAKDSAQIIKTVQEFAEITGYTIFAEPQDSGVIIKSKGVSAHGSLPHLGKNAIMQMMQLLGKLSLGDNDAANFIAFLNKYVGMETDGKSFGVDLEDKESGKLSFNVGTISLENNEVRLGLNLRYPVTYNLEDMMDLIYKRLEGTGIGVELNLHQKPLYFSVDHPLIKSLQKVYTEQTGMEATLLAIGGGTYAKEMPNIVAFGPILPGEEDLDHQANEYIKIEHLVLNAKIYAHAIHELAK, from the coding sequence ATGGAACTTAACCAACAAATAGAGCAATATAAAAATGACCTGATTCAATCGGTTCAGGAACTTATTCGAATTAAAAGCGTCCAGGGAGAGGCACAGGAAGGTAAACCCTTCGGTGCTGATGTCGATGAGGCTCTCAATAAGGCTTTGTCAATTGCAGAAAAAATGGGATTTAGAACCGTTAATTTGGATGGCTATATTGGTTATGCCGAGTACGGGGAAGGGGAGGACTATGTGGGTGTCCTCGGGCATCTAGATGTGGTTCCAGAAGGTGATGGCTGGATTTATCCTCCTTATGCTGCCGAGATTCATGACGGGAAAATTTATGGCCGAGGAACTATGGATGATAAAGCGCCGATTCTAGCTGCTTTATACGGCCTTAAAGCCATCAAGGATCTTCAGCTTCACTTGAAACGCAAGGTTAGAGTCATATTTGGCACAAATGAAGAGAGCGGCTGCCAGGAAATGGAGCATTATCTGGCTAGGGAAAAACCACCGGTTTCCGGTTTTACTCCTGATGCTGAATATCCGATTATCTATGCTGAAAAAGGGATTACCTTTTTTGACTTGGTAAAAAATCTGGAGCAAAAGCACGAGGAAGACGTTGTAATCAAGTCGATGAAGGGCGGACAAAGAGCAAATATGGTGCCTGATTACTGTGAGGCACAAGTTGTGGCGAAGGATTCGGCTCAAATCATTAAGACTGTCCAAGAATTTGCAGAAATCACTGGTTATACTATTTTTGCTGAGCCACAAGATAGTGGAGTGATAATTAAGTCAAAGGGTGTTTCAGCCCATGGCAGTCTGCCTCATCTGGGCAAAAATGCCATCATGCAGATGATGCAATTGCTTGGTAAACTGTCATTGGGCGACAATGATGCAGCTAACTTTATCGCCTTCTTGAATAAGTATGTCGGCATGGAAACAGACGGGAAATCCTTTGGGGTTGATCTTGAGGACAAGGAGTCAGGGAAGCTGTCTTTTAATGTTGGGACAATTTCCTTAGAGAATAACGAAGTACGTTTGGGTTTGAATTTGCGCTACCCTGTAACCTATAACTTAGAGGATATGATGGATTTAATCTATAAACGCCTTGAGGGGACAGGTATCGGAGTTGAACTTAACCTTCATCAAAAACCTTTATATTTCTCAGTAGATCATCCCCTAATTAAATCTTTGCAAAAAGTTTATACGGAACAAACCGGCATGGAAGCTACTTTATTAGCCATCGGCGGCGGAACATATGCCAAAGAAATGCCTAACATTGTCGCTTTTGGGCCAATACTGCCTGGTGAGGAGGATCTTGATCACCAAGCTAATGAATACATTAAAATAGAACATTTAGTGCTAAATGCCAAGATCTATGCTCATGCAATCCACGAATTAGCGAAGTAA
- a CDS encoding MFS transporter gives MEEKEQGFSGRSLGRTLVFTVSHMINDTYPNLYPVLLPALMAQLSFSTAAAGLISTVSALSAQLLQPFMGYWADRSGGRKFVVGGLALGSLLAAIAFGLAPSYAILLILLLISGLGNAAFHPHASALVSDITGKRKGFGMSLFMIGGNFGRAIAPILASTAFLIGGRFGLLFVAVPGLLMALIMYWVMSPPPEPKPGQGKFLTPEFILGLRKAGSLLVVVALRNMTSLTTLTLVPILWHSSGYPLTETATLLSLLFMAGSFGNVAGGALSDIIGPKPILIASALLSCLWLVLFLNVHTMFLSFVLIALLGASLYSTSSVVMVFGQALFPKNKGMASGLTLGIGNTLGTFGVALIGLIADYYSATIGLYVSAFAVLISIPFVIRLKTNFND, from the coding sequence ATGGAGGAGAAGGAACAAGGTTTTTCAGGTCGTTCCCTTGGAAGAACGCTCGTTTTTACTGTCAGTCATATGATTAATGACACTTATCCAAATCTATATCCGGTATTATTACCGGCCTTGATGGCACAACTTAGTTTTAGCACCGCGGCAGCAGGCTTAATCAGCACCGTTTCTGCGTTAAGTGCTCAGTTGCTTCAGCCGTTCATGGGGTATTGGGCGGACCGTTCCGGCGGCAGAAAGTTTGTCGTGGGAGGACTTGCTTTGGGGAGTCTCTTAGCTGCCATTGCCTTCGGCTTGGCTCCCTCTTATGCTATTCTTCTTATCTTGCTTCTTATCAGCGGTTTAGGTAATGCGGCTTTTCATCCGCATGCTTCTGCTCTCGTAAGCGATATCACAGGTAAACGTAAAGGTTTCGGCATGAGTTTATTCATGATCGGAGGGAATTTTGGTCGTGCCATAGCCCCAATTTTGGCCAGTACAGCCTTTCTTATCGGAGGCCGGTTTGGACTTCTCTTCGTTGCTGTTCCAGGTTTACTGATGGCCTTAATCATGTATTGGGTAATGTCACCTCCTCCTGAGCCAAAACCAGGCCAAGGCAAGTTTCTGACTCCGGAATTTATTCTCGGTTTGCGGAAGGCCGGTAGTCTTCTAGTGGTTGTTGCTCTGCGAAATATGACATCCCTGACGACTCTGACCCTTGTTCCTATCCTTTGGCACTCTTCAGGTTACCCGCTGACTGAAACCGCAACGCTTTTATCCCTTTTGTTTATGGCAGGAAGCTTTGGAAATGTTGCCGGAGGTGCATTATCAGATATTATTGGTCCTAAACCGATTCTGATTGCCTCAGCGCTTCTTTCCTGTCTTTGGTTGGTACTTTTCTTAAATGTTCACACAATGTTTCTCTCATTTGTCCTAATTGCGCTCCTGGGAGCCTCACTTTATTCCACCAGTTCAGTGGTTATGGTTTTTGGTCAAGCCCTTTTCCCGAAGAATAAAGGCATGGCTTCAGGACTGACGTTAGGGATTGGCAATACATTAGGAACTTTTGGCGTAGCCTTGATAGGTCTGATAGCCGACTACTATTCGGCAACCATTGGTCTGTATGTCTCCGCCTTTGCGGTTCTTATAAGCATTCCATTTGTCATTCGTTTAAAAACCAATTTTAATGACTAA
- a CDS encoding PadR family transcriptional regulator, producing the protein MSKKEYAPRHAPAFILLFLARKSDYGGSLLASMKREMPHFLGDSAMVYRTLRALEGEGCIESRWDIQDIGQPKRFYVITLKGKERLEEYLRDIKMRQENFQFFINEYQALLQSTPPTEE; encoded by the coding sequence ATGAGTAAAAAAGAATATGCTCCCCGGCATGCACCTGCGTTTATATTGCTTTTTTTGGCTCGAAAATCAGATTACGGAGGCTCTCTTCTGGCCAGCATGAAACGGGAAATGCCACATTTTCTGGGAGACAGCGCCATGGTTTATCGTACGTTGCGTGCCCTTGAAGGTGAAGGGTGCATCGAATCACGATGGGACATTCAGGACATTGGTCAGCCCAAGAGGTTTTATGTCATAACTCTTAAAGGGAAGGAACGTCTCGAAGAATATCTCAGAGATATAAAAATGCGCCAGGAAAATTTCCAATTCTTCATTAATGAATATCAAGCCCTTCTTCAGAGCACCCCACCCACTGAGGAGTAA
- a CDS encoding helix-turn-helix transcriptional regulator — translation MTKDEFIKNLDQKLKLIRTEFNYSQDKMAEILGVSKKTLVQIEKGRSTLGWMGAVTLCTIFEKSEILTLMFGGQPKEVILAFAFNSTEQDYPKTLGGRVWWEEVEASFGYKLQKNLITQHYRILDSQDRRICSSFELDQMNKRLKELVEHEGI, via the coding sequence GTGACAAAAGATGAATTTATTAAAAATCTGGACCAAAAACTAAAATTGATTCGTACAGAGTTTAATTATTCCCAGGATAAAATGGCGGAAATATTAGGTGTATCCAAGAAAACTCTCGTCCAGATCGAAAAGGGAAGGTCGACACTTGGCTGGATGGGTGCCGTTACACTCTGCACTATTTTCGAAAAAAGTGAGATTCTGACCTTGATGTTTGGCGGTCAGCCCAAAGAAGTAATTTTGGCCTTTGCGTTCAACAGCACAGAACAGGATTATCCCAAAACTCTGGGTGGAAGAGTATGGTGGGAAGAAGTTGAAGCTTCTTTTGGCTACAAATTGCAGAAAAACCTTATCACTCAGCATTATCGAATTCTTGACAGTCAAGACAGGCGAATTTGTTCTTCTTTTGAATTAGATCAAATGAATAAACGACTTAAGGAGCTTGTTGAACATGAAGGAATTTGA
- a CDS encoding alpha/beta hydrolase, whose amino-acid sequence MKEFETGCLIIHGFAGSRREIDSLVTRLNENGLPTSVPVLAGHESSRRELARAKYTDWIQSVFAAYNDLEKQCNNVVVMGFSMGGLLGIQLCQAHKIKALVLINTPIYYLNLKRVFLNLGCDFRFYARKYLVSSTNPPPFAALIQFLILLHKTKSLLKDTKCTSLIFQTLDDDVIKPKSANHIYANISGHKTLKLYPTGGHLVLLTETGERIGEEIYGFLEGLKRLV is encoded by the coding sequence ATGAAGGAATTTGAAACAGGATGCCTGATAATTCATGGTTTTGCAGGAAGCCGTCGTGAGATTGACTCACTCGTTACTAGACTTAATGAAAACGGACTTCCAACATCGGTGCCCGTTCTGGCAGGGCATGAATCAAGTCGTAGAGAACTTGCCAGAGCTAAATACACTGATTGGATTCAATCTGTTTTTGCAGCCTATAATGACCTGGAAAAGCAATGTAATAATGTGGTCGTAATGGGCTTTTCAATGGGAGGTTTACTTGGGATTCAACTTTGCCAAGCTCATAAGATTAAGGCGTTAGTGTTGATTAATACACCTATCTACTATTTAAATCTAAAAAGAGTTTTTCTCAATTTAGGATGTGATTTTAGATTTTATGCTCGAAAATATCTGGTTTCGAGTACCAATCCTCCTCCATTTGCGGCCTTAATTCAATTTTTAATCTTACTACATAAGACAAAATCTTTATTAAAAGACACCAAATGCACTTCACTGATTTTTCAAACCCTCGATGATGACGTCATTAAGCCCAAGAGTGCAAATCACATCTATGCTAACATTAGCGGACATAAAACTTTAAAACTATATCCTACTGGCGGGCATCTAGTTCTTTTGACTGAAACTGGTGAAAGGATCGGGGAAGAAATATACGGTTTTCTAGAGGGCCTAAAAAGGCTGGTGTAG
- a CDS encoding MBL fold metallo-hydrolase, with the protein MEIQLIRHATMLLKINQKRFLVDPMFSPKNTLEAIPGVANSNRNPLTDLPKDAAALINVDAVLVTHTHRDHFDHTAIEMLPKDILMFGQPSDAEKLAEHGFTNTKLPLESCAWNEILIFRTNGKHGTGDIGEKMGPVSGFVLRSPQEPSLYIAGDSIFCDDVEQALEKYHPDITVVFAGAAQFSSGDPITMTKQDICLLARKAPYTKIIVVHMESWNHCALSRSELKQYIDEEKLSNQIYVPNDGEIMIF; encoded by the coding sequence ATGGAAATTCAGTTAATCCGTCACGCTACAATGTTACTTAAAATTAATCAGAAGAGGTTTTTAGTAGACCCAATGTTCAGCCCCAAAAATACACTCGAAGCTATTCCAGGAGTAGCAAATTCCAATAGAAACCCTTTAACAGATCTGCCAAAAGACGCAGCTGCTCTAATCAATGTAGATGCCGTATTGGTAACTCACACCCATCGAGACCACTTTGATCATACGGCCATCGAAATGCTGCCTAAAGATATTTTGATGTTTGGTCAGCCCTCTGACGCTGAAAAACTTGCTGAACACGGATTTACCAATACAAAACTGCCGCTGGAATCATGCGCTTGGAACGAAATATTGATATTTCGAACTAATGGAAAACACGGCACAGGTGATATTGGAGAAAAGATGGGACCTGTCTCTGGCTTTGTTCTCCGCTCTCCTCAAGAACCATCCCTTTATATTGCTGGAGATTCCATTTTTTGCGACGATGTTGAGCAGGCTTTAGAGAAATACCATCCTGACATAACCGTTGTTTTTGCCGGAGCAGCGCAATTTAGTTCCGGAGACCCCATCACTATGACGAAACAAGATATTTGCCTCCTGGCAAGAAAAGCGCCCTATACAAAAATTATCGTTGTTCACATGGAGTCCTGGAATCATTGTGCCCTTTCTCGTTCGGAACTGAAACAATATATTGATGAAGAAAAACTATCAAATCAAATCTATGTACCCAATGATGGAGAAATAATGATTTTCTAA
- a CDS encoding Lrp/AsnC family transcriptional regulator, whose protein sequence is MNQYKADNFHNQNNWSKLIDQTDREIINLLKQNSRLQWQEIGERVHLTGQAVANRVRRLEQIGVIKGFTVSVDESIHGKHLEAFVTVFMKTTDHSRFQKFIGKHSLIEEAHRVSGEGCYLLKVQANDHAELTNFLDEILEFGNYRVNLSIKKITEKLISLSPFNDDKPPET, encoded by the coding sequence GTGAATCAATATAAAGCAGATAACTTTCACAATCAAAATAATTGGAGCAAATTAATTGACCAAACGGATCGTGAGATTATCAACCTACTGAAACAGAATTCCAGGCTACAGTGGCAAGAGATTGGTGAGCGTGTCCATTTAACCGGCCAAGCGGTTGCCAATAGAGTGCGAAGATTAGAACAAATAGGAGTTATTAAAGGATTTACGGTTTCTGTAGATGAGTCAATACACGGTAAACATTTAGAAGCCTTTGTTACAGTTTTTATGAAGACAACAGATCACTCAAGGTTTCAAAAATTTATTGGGAAGCATTCGCTGATTGAAGAAGCCCATCGTGTAAGTGGTGAGGGATGTTATTTACTCAAAGTTCAAGCTAATGATCATGCCGAGTTGACAAATTTCTTGGATGAGATATTGGAATTCGGTAACTACAGAGTGAATCTTTCAATTAAAAAAATAACAGAAAAACTCATTTCTCTTTCGCCCTTTAACGATGATAAGCCGCCGGAGACTTAG
- the panB gene encoding 3-methyl-2-oxobutanoate hydroxymethyltransferase yields MKSTKDFLEMKNQRKKIVMVTAYDYPSAKLAEQADVDMILVGDSLGNVVLGYDSTVYVAMEDMIHHAKAVKRGACDTFIVVDMPFMSYHLSIRDTLINGARLIQETGAHAVKVEGADKVLEHIEALVKAGIPVISHLGLTPQSVGVLGGFKVQGKDAESARQIVEDAKRCQDAGAFAVLLECVPKQLAEEISSLLTVPTIGIGAGVHTDGQVLVYHDILTYGIERVSKFVKPYADINKQITNGLRTYVHEIRSELFPDDQHSFTMKEEELKFLYGGK; encoded by the coding sequence ATGAAATCCACAAAAGACTTCTTGGAAATGAAAAACCAACGAAAAAAGATTGTTATGGTAACCGCCTACGATTATCCCTCAGCCAAGCTGGCCGAACAAGCAGATGTTGATATGATTCTTGTAGGTGATTCTTTGGGCAATGTTGTACTAGGATATGATTCCACCGTCTATGTGGCGATGGAGGACATGATTCATCATGCTAAGGCTGTAAAACGTGGGGCTTGTGATACTTTCATTGTAGTGGATATGCCCTTTATGAGTTATCATCTCTCAATTAGGGATACACTTATAAATGGAGCCAGACTTATTCAAGAAACCGGTGCTCATGCTGTTAAAGTTGAAGGAGCTGACAAAGTGCTTGAACATATTGAAGCACTTGTAAAAGCCGGTATACCTGTTATATCTCATCTGGGACTTACTCCCCAATCAGTGGGAGTCCTTGGCGGATTTAAAGTTCAGGGTAAAGACGCCGAAAGTGCCCGGCAAATCGTCGAAGATGCCAAGCGCTGCCAAGACGCAGGGGCATTTGCGGTTTTGCTCGAATGTGTTCCCAAACAACTCGCTGAGGAAATATCTTCATTATTGACAGTCCCTACAATAGGGATCGGGGCAGGGGTTCATACTGATGGCCAAGTGCTTGTTTACCATGATATTCTCACTTATGGTATAGAACGTGTTTCGAAGTTTGTTAAACCCTATGCTGATATTAATAAGCAAATTACCAACGGTTTAAGAACATATGTACATGAAATACGTAGTGAGCTTTTCCCAGATGACCAGCACAGCTTTACGATGAAAGAGGAAGAATTAAAGTTCCTTTATGGAGGCAAGTAG